Proteins encoded together in one Nocardioides marinisabuli window:
- a CDS encoding SteA domain-containing protein: MVVVVAPGDGHATTAAVERVGVRAATLSTTATAEDAALLLAKAGEASPVVGVGLHADLEDFLDRDRGGVASTYLTRLALGPRLVDATAVPLLYSGRVRPRHLYVVMLAGLVALLCALAVTPVGQEWAAWWGERLAGWADRAGSLTDRLTDL, from the coding sequence GTGGTGGTCGTCGTCGCCCCCGGCGACGGGCACGCCACCACCGCTGCGGTCGAGCGGGTCGGGGTGCGCGCAGCGACCCTGAGCACCACCGCGACCGCCGAGGACGCGGCCCTGCTGCTGGCCAAGGCCGGCGAGGCCAGCCCCGTGGTCGGGGTCGGCCTGCACGCCGACCTCGAGGACTTCCTCGACCGCGACCGCGGTGGCGTCGCCAGCACCTACCTGACCCGCCTGGCCCTCGGCCCCCGCCTCGTCGACGCGACGGCGGTCCCGCTGCTCTACTCCGGTCGCGTGCGGCCCCGCCACCTCTACGTCGTGATGCTGGCCGGGCTCGTCGCGCTGCTGTGCGCCCTGGCCGTCACCCCGGTGGGCCAGGAGTGGGCCGCGTGGTGGGGCGAGCGCCTCGCCGGCTGGGCCGACCGTGCCGGCTCCCTGACCGACCGACTCACCGATCTCTGA
- a CDS encoding copper transporter yields MITYRHHVVSLVAVFLALAVGVVLGGGPLADADDGAGDETPASAAAPQTSLGDYADTFAATTAGALLDGGLEGRSVALVATGGPDDEVLGALTAHVEQAGGEVAARYELLDRLVGGSSTSLVDTLGSRLVDEVDDGAIDPDAPAYDRLGQLLGLALATSAPEGTPAGGNARTVRQGLAGADLLSTSDPDADRAPLVLLVLGDDTDPDVLSGLVSGLATVAGGTVVAAGSTSAREGTLAALREDGTPGGVLSVDGVETPAGQVTAALALLAATGGAGGDYGPAGEDGAVPVT; encoded by the coding sequence GTGATCACCTACCGCCACCACGTCGTCTCGCTCGTCGCCGTCTTCCTCGCCCTCGCGGTCGGGGTGGTCCTCGGCGGCGGACCGCTCGCCGACGCCGACGACGGCGCGGGCGACGAGACCCCCGCCAGCGCCGCCGCCCCGCAGACGTCCCTCGGCGACTACGCCGACACCTTCGCCGCCACCACCGCCGGTGCCCTGCTCGACGGGGGGCTGGAGGGACGCTCGGTGGCCCTGGTCGCCACGGGAGGCCCCGACGACGAGGTGCTCGGCGCGCTCACCGCCCACGTCGAGCAGGCCGGGGGAGAGGTCGCGGCCCGCTACGAGCTCCTCGACCGGCTGGTGGGCGGGTCCTCGACCTCGCTGGTCGACACCCTCGGCAGCCGCCTGGTCGACGAGGTCGACGACGGCGCCATCGACCCCGACGCGCCGGCGTACGACCGGCTCGGGCAGCTGCTGGGGCTCGCGCTCGCGACCTCGGCGCCCGAGGGCACCCCCGCGGGCGGCAACGCCCGCACCGTGCGCCAGGGGCTCGCGGGAGCCGACCTGCTCAGCACCAGCGACCCCGACGCCGACCGCGCCCCGCTGGTGCTGCTGGTGCTCGGTGACGACACCGACCCCGACGTGCTCTCCGGGCTGGTCTCGGGGCTGGCCACCGTGGCCGGCGGGACCGTCGTGGCCGCGGGCTCCACCTCGGCGCGAGAGGGCACCCTGGCCGCGCTGCGCGAGGACGGCACACCCGGGGGCGTGCTCAGCGTGGACGGCGTGGAGACGCCCGCCGGCCAGGTCACCGCGGCCCTCGCGCTGCTCGCCGCGACCGGCGGCGCCGGGGGCGACTACGGCCCGGCCGGCGAGGACGGTGCGGTCCCCGTCACCTGA
- a CDS encoding single-stranded DNA-binding protein, with product MPTVETVQDTDPVNEVRLQGRLAQDPQLRELPSGDRLWTFRVVVGRPPRPAAAEGRGPRGSVDAIECAAWDARVRRSVERWHAGDVVAVEGAVRRRFFRSPAGTASRVEVEVRSGRRIRRAPAA from the coding sequence ATGCCCACGGTGGAGACGGTGCAGGACACGGACCCGGTCAACGAGGTGCGCCTGCAGGGGAGGCTGGCCCAGGACCCCCAGCTGCGCGAGCTGCCCAGCGGAGACCGGCTGTGGACCTTCCGGGTCGTGGTCGGTCGCCCGCCTCGGCCGGCTGCGGCCGAGGGACGCGGCCCGCGCGGGTCGGTGGACGCGATCGAGTGCGCGGCGTGGGACGCCCGGGTGCGCCGCAGCGTGGAGCGCTGGCACGCCGGTGACGTCGTGGCGGTGGAGGGCGCGGTGCGACGGCGCTTCTTCCGCAGCCCGGCCGGCACCGCCTCCCGGGTGGAGGTCGAGGTCAGGTCGGGTCGCCGGATCCGTCGCGCACCGGCCGCATGA
- a CDS encoding HAD-IIA family hydrolase, giving the protein MLRGTREALTGCHDLAMLDLDGVVYVDGEAVPQAAEAIAAAREQQMRVAFITNNASRTPATVSAHLRRIGVHADDADVVTSAQAAARVLAERLGEGARVVVLGADGLLESVRAVGLEPVGVEDDADAVVTGYGPDVLWRDVMRAAVRIREGLWWVASNTDQSIPTSYGVAPGHGVLVETLQRFSGVEPVVAGKPARPLLDETVRRVGGERPLMVGDRLDTDIEGAVGTGIEALLVLTGVTDLPTLLAAREQERPTYLHPDLRGLLEPHPEVVADGGVARCGGWSAHVEDGRLQVSGEGGEADWWRAVAVAGWAHLDRTGRPVETGDLVGPPSAVAR; this is encoded by the coding sequence GTGCTGCGTGGGACACGCGAGGCGCTGACCGGCTGCCACGACCTCGCGATGCTCGACCTCGACGGGGTCGTGTACGTCGACGGGGAGGCCGTGCCGCAGGCGGCGGAGGCCATCGCGGCCGCCCGCGAGCAGCAGATGCGGGTCGCCTTCATCACCAACAACGCCTCCCGCACCCCCGCCACCGTCTCCGCACACCTGCGCCGGATCGGTGTGCACGCCGACGACGCCGACGTGGTCACCTCGGCCCAGGCCGCCGCCCGGGTGCTGGCGGAGCGCCTCGGCGAGGGTGCCCGGGTCGTGGTGCTGGGCGCCGACGGGCTGCTGGAGTCGGTGCGCGCCGTGGGTCTCGAGCCGGTCGGGGTCGAGGACGACGCCGACGCGGTGGTCACCGGCTACGGCCCCGACGTGCTGTGGCGCGACGTGATGCGCGCCGCCGTGCGGATCCGCGAGGGCCTGTGGTGGGTGGCCAGCAACACCGACCAGTCCATCCCGACGTCGTACGGCGTCGCGCCCGGCCACGGTGTGCTGGTGGAGACGCTCCAGCGCTTCAGCGGCGTCGAGCCCGTGGTCGCCGGCAAGCCCGCCCGGCCGCTGCTCGACGAGACCGTGCGCCGCGTCGGGGGCGAGCGGCCGCTCATGGTGGGGGACCGCCTCGACACCGACATCGAGGGTGCGGTCGGCACCGGCATCGAGGCGCTCCTGGTGCTCACCGGGGTCACTGACCTGCCGACCCTGCTGGCCGCCCGCGAGCAGGAGCGGCCCACCTACCTGCACCCCGACCTGCGCGGCCTCCTCGAGCCGCACCCCGAGGTCGTCGCCGACGGTGGCGTCGCGCGCTGCGGGGGCTGGAGCGCCCACGTCGAGGACGGCCGCCTGCAGGTCAGCGGCGAGGGCGGCGAGGCCGACTGGTGGCGCGCGGTCGCGGTCGCCGGCTGGGCGCACCTCGACCGCACCGGGCGGCCCGTGGAGACCGGCGACCTGGTCGGCCCCCCGAGCGCGGTCGCGCGGTAG
- a CDS encoding NAD kinase, with protein sequence MLTHTGRDEARSVAHEVAGALAGHGIVVRMIAREADDLGVAGDVETTQTEAGASDDCELTLVIGGDGTILRAAEIAREAGTPVLGVNLGHVGFLAEAEHDDVASVIDAVVARRYSVEDRMSIDVQVLRDGEVVTSTFALNEASVEKAARERMIEVVVEVDGRPLSRWGCDGVVCATPTGSTAYNFSAGGPVVWPGVEALLMVPISAHALFARPLVVAPTSVLAVEVLARTDSAGVLWCDGRRAVDLPPGARIEVRRGERPVRLARLHQAPFTDRLVAKFGLPVEGWRGSAERRRRGQDA encoded by the coding sequence ATGCTGACCCACACCGGCCGCGACGAGGCCCGCAGCGTGGCCCACGAGGTCGCCGGCGCCCTGGCCGGCCACGGCATCGTGGTGCGGATGATCGCCCGCGAGGCCGACGACCTCGGCGTCGCCGGTGACGTCGAGACCACCCAGACCGAGGCCGGGGCCAGCGACGACTGCGAGCTGACGCTGGTCATCGGCGGCGACGGCACGATCCTGCGCGCCGCCGAGATCGCCCGCGAGGCGGGCACCCCGGTGCTGGGGGTCAACCTGGGCCACGTGGGCTTCCTGGCCGAGGCCGAGCACGACGACGTCGCCTCGGTCATCGACGCCGTGGTGGCCCGCCGCTACAGCGTCGAGGACCGGATGAGCATCGACGTGCAGGTGCTGCGCGACGGCGAGGTGGTGACCTCCACCTTCGCGCTCAACGAGGCCAGCGTCGAGAAGGCCGCGCGCGAGCGGATGATCGAGGTGGTCGTCGAGGTCGACGGCCGCCCGCTCTCGCGCTGGGGCTGCGACGGGGTCGTGTGCGCCACCCCGACCGGCTCCACCGCCTACAACTTCTCCGCCGGCGGCCCGGTCGTGTGGCCCGGCGTCGAGGCGCTGCTGATGGTGCCGATCAGCGCGCACGCGCTCTTCGCGCGGCCGCTGGTGGTCGCGCCGACCTCCGTCCTGGCCGTCGAGGTGCTCGCGCGCACCGACTCCGCCGGGGTGCTGTGGTGCGACGGGCGGCGCGCGGTCGACCTGCCCCCGGGCGCCCGCATCGAGGTGCGTCGCGGCGAGCGGCCGGTCCGCCTGGCCCGGCTGCACCAGGCACCCTTCACCGACCGGCTGGTCGCCAAGTTCGGGCTGCCCGTCGAGGGCTGGCGCGGCTCGGCGGAGCGACGGCGCAGGGGGCAGGACGCATGA
- a CDS encoding DUF4304 domain-containing protein translates to MTAQDALKAALRDHLGPAARLYGYKGSQPNWRKSSTDGDWAVVNVQSSSFSSAEHLRCVVNLAFAPEPWLRWEAERLDAGLPKSVNESLGLYRERLHPEGTPEGTDGWWDVTDGHSARGAVADMIVQLDRSGWPVLERMFSREAMVARVRDGDLGMMKRSNYGVFFARAEALLLMDAGPSEELDSQLDFALRNVMPTQRDHAERFDAWVRAESAKA, encoded by the coding sequence GTGACCGCCCAGGACGCTTTGAAGGCCGCGCTTCGCGACCACCTTGGACCCGCTGCGCGCCTTTACGGCTACAAGGGGTCACAACCGAACTGGCGCAAGTCCTCGACCGACGGTGACTGGGCCGTTGTCAACGTTCAGTCTTCGTCCTTCAGCAGCGCCGAGCACCTGCGATGCGTTGTGAACCTCGCTTTCGCCCCGGAGCCGTGGTTGAGGTGGGAGGCGGAGAGGCTCGACGCAGGCTTGCCCAAGTCCGTCAATGAGTCACTCGGGCTGTACAGAGAACGACTTCACCCGGAAGGAACTCCAGAAGGCACCGACGGCTGGTGGGATGTCACAGACGGCCATTCGGCCCGCGGTGCGGTTGCGGACATGATCGTGCAACTCGACCGGTCCGGTTGGCCGGTGCTGGAGCGCATGTTCTCTCGCGAGGCAATGGTGGCCCGTGTGCGGGACGGAGACCTCGGCATGATGAAGCGCTCCAACTACGGAGTCTTCTTCGCCCGCGCCGAGGCCCTCCTACTCATGGATGCTGGACCGTCTGAAGAGCTGGATTCGCAACTCGACTTCGCGCTCAGAAACGTCATGCCGACACAGCGTGACCACGCCGAGCGCTTCGATGCATGGGTTCGTGCGGAGTCAGCCAAGGCGTGA
- a CDS encoding IS110 family transposase, with translation MTDSGERVVIGMDPHKRSVTIEVMAADEQVLGGGRFGTDVAGFKAMLEYASRWSDRVWAIEGCNGIGRHVAMRLLAAGEQVIDVPPKLSARARVYSTGQGRKTDATDAHCVALVGTRMAGLRPVVNDEQLAVLRLLVDRRSSLGEDHTRMISQLHQLLLELIPGGAKKSLSAAQAKALLATVRPRDVAGKTRRRVAAELVADLERVYARRKAADKELKELVAATGTSLLDLHGIGPSSAARLLVEVGDITRFPNRDHFASWNGTAPIDASSGDNVRHRLSRAGNRQINRVLHIMATVQLRNDTEGRAYYDRRRPEGKTSMEATRALKRRLSNIVYRTMLDDAVRASTAAEVTGPGGQRGSDSDSSATGSQPQHRLFGQATPGPVTTQPSAPVPRVS, from the coding sequence ATGACGGACAGCGGCGAGCGGGTCGTGATCGGGATGGATCCGCACAAGAGATCGGTGACCATCGAGGTCATGGCTGCCGATGAGCAGGTGTTGGGCGGTGGCCGGTTCGGCACCGACGTCGCCGGCTTCAAGGCGATGCTCGAGTACGCGAGCCGGTGGTCGGACCGGGTCTGGGCCATCGAGGGCTGCAACGGCATCGGACGCCACGTCGCCATGCGGCTGCTTGCTGCTGGCGAGCAGGTCATCGACGTCCCACCGAAGCTGTCAGCACGGGCCAGGGTTTACTCGACCGGACAGGGGCGCAAGACCGACGCCACCGACGCCCACTGCGTCGCACTGGTCGGTACCCGGATGGCGGGGCTACGGCCGGTGGTCAACGACGAGCAGCTCGCGGTGCTCCGACTCCTGGTCGACCGCCGCAGCTCGCTGGGCGAGGACCACACGCGGATGATCTCCCAGCTTCACCAGCTGCTGCTCGAGCTGATCCCCGGTGGTGCGAAGAAGAGCCTGTCCGCGGCCCAGGCCAAGGCACTCTTAGCCACGGTCCGTCCCCGCGACGTCGCGGGCAAGACCCGACGCCGCGTCGCGGCCGAGCTGGTCGCTGATCTCGAGCGGGTCTACGCCCGCAGGAAGGCCGCGGACAAGGAGCTGAAGGAACTCGTCGCTGCGACAGGCACCAGCCTGCTGGACCTGCACGGCATCGGACCCTCCAGCGCAGCCCGACTGCTGGTCGAAGTCGGTGACATCACCCGGTTCCCCAACCGCGACCACTTCGCGTCCTGGAACGGCACCGCCCCCATCGACGCCTCCTCCGGCGACAACGTCCGGCACCGACTGTCGCGAGCCGGCAACCGGCAGATCAACCGGGTCCTGCACATCATGGCCACCGTCCAGCTGCGCAACGACACCGAAGGCCGCGCCTACTACGACCGCCGCAGACCCGAGGGCAAGACCTCGATGGAAGCGACGCGAGCACTCAAACGACGGCTGTCGAACATCGTCTACCGCACCATGCTCGACGACGCCGTTAGAGCATCGACGGCTGCTGAGGTGACGGGCCCGGGAGGGCAACGAGGTAGCGACTCTGACTCCAGCGCGACCGGCTCACAACCTCAACACCGGCTCTTCGGACAAGCCACTCCGGGGCCCGTCACCACGCAGCCTAGCGCGCCGGTGCCACGCGTGTCTTGA
- a CDS encoding TlyA family RNA methyltransferase, giving the protein MPPRRLRLDAELVRRGLARSREHASELVAQGRVKVSGAVASKPATGVTTDVALVVTEVEGVPDFVSRGGHKLSGALAAFGPHGFTVEGRRCLDAGASTGGFTDVLLRHGAAEVVAVDVGYGQLAWSLRQDERVRVHDRTNIRELTPELVGGPVDVVVGDLSFISLVLVLDAVLSVCADDADLALMVKPQFEVGKDRVGKGGVVRDLDLRAEAVNTVAAAAAQRGWGAVMATTSQLPGPSGNVEFFLWLRRGPARVDADDLARLVRGEDPVGDPGERVEE; this is encoded by the coding sequence GTGCCCCCTCGTCGTCTGCGCCTCGACGCGGAGCTGGTCCGCCGCGGGCTGGCCCGCTCGCGCGAGCACGCCTCCGAGCTGGTGGCCCAGGGCCGGGTGAAGGTCTCCGGCGCCGTCGCCTCGAAGCCGGCGACCGGGGTGACCACCGACGTGGCGCTCGTGGTCACCGAGGTCGAGGGCGTGCCCGACTTCGTGTCCCGCGGCGGGCACAAGCTCAGCGGTGCGCTGGCGGCGTTCGGCCCGCACGGTTTTACGGTCGAGGGCCGCCGCTGCCTCGACGCCGGCGCGTCGACCGGCGGGTTCACCGACGTGCTGCTGCGCCACGGCGCGGCCGAGGTGGTCGCCGTCGACGTCGGCTACGGCCAGCTGGCCTGGTCCCTGCGCCAGGACGAGCGGGTGCGCGTGCACGACCGCACCAACATCCGCGAGCTGACCCCCGAGCTGGTCGGCGGCCCGGTCGACGTCGTGGTCGGCGACCTGTCCTTCATCTCCCTGGTCCTGGTGCTCGACGCCGTGCTGTCGGTGTGCGCCGACGACGCGGACCTGGCCCTGATGGTCAAGCCCCAGTTCGAGGTCGGCAAGGACCGCGTCGGCAAGGGTGGGGTCGTGCGCGACCTCGACCTGCGCGCCGAGGCCGTCAACACCGTCGCCGCCGCGGCGGCCCAGCGGGGCTGGGGCGCGGTGATGGCCACCACCAGCCAGCTGCCCGGCCCGTCGGGCAACGTCGAGTTCTTCCTGTGGCTGCGCCGCGGCCCCGCCCGCGTCGACGCCGACGACCTGGCCCGCCTCGTGCGGGGCGAGGACCCGGTGGGGGACCCGGGTGAGAGGGTGGAGGAGTGA
- the recN gene encoding DNA repair protein RecN, with product MIEEIRISSLGVIDASTLELGPGLTVITGETGAGKTMIVTALGLLLGGRSDSGAVRLGARSARVEGVVAAADLPGLVAAVEEVGGEVEDQRVVLARNVSAEGRSRAFVGGAGVPVSGLAAVAEPLVAVHGQSDQHRLLQARAQRGALDRFGGAPLADLLARWTGLFDRLREVEGELDDVVAHARERVREADLLRFGLGEVEAVAPEPGEEEQLAAEETRLGFADTLRTAAEQAREALSSEDGAPDALATTSAARTALEAVREHDAEAGALADRLAEVIYLLSDVAADVAGYASRIDVDPARLAGVSERRAALTALTRKYGDTVEEVLAWAEQSAARLLELDGTDERIEQLRAEQVRLREELSATAEQLTAARSEAAERLATEVTAELGLLAMPHARLTIAVHQHETGAPAEGELPTGAPLRVGGRWLRYARSGVDEVEMLLAANTGSEPRPLHKGASGGELSRVMLALEVALAGTSPVPTFVFDEVDAGVGGAAAVEVGRRLAQLARSAQVLVVTHLPQVAAYADRHVVVRKSSDGSVTSSGLTLLDDDAREVELSRMMAGLAGSDTAVAHARELLEVAQPARALA from the coding sequence ATGATCGAGGAGATCCGGATCAGCTCGCTGGGCGTCATCGACGCCTCCACGCTCGAGCTCGGCCCCGGCCTGACCGTCATCACCGGTGAGACCGGTGCGGGCAAGACGATGATCGTCACCGCGCTGGGGCTGCTCCTGGGCGGACGCAGCGACAGCGGCGCCGTGCGCCTGGGCGCCCGCAGCGCCCGGGTCGAGGGCGTCGTCGCGGCCGCCGACCTGCCCGGGCTGGTCGCCGCGGTCGAGGAGGTCGGCGGCGAGGTCGAGGACCAGCGCGTCGTGCTGGCCCGCAACGTCTCGGCCGAGGGCCGCTCCCGCGCCTTCGTCGGCGGCGCCGGCGTCCCCGTCTCGGGGCTGGCCGCGGTGGCCGAGCCCCTGGTCGCCGTGCACGGGCAGTCCGACCAGCACCGGCTGCTGCAGGCCCGCGCCCAGCGTGGCGCCCTCGACCGCTTCGGCGGGGCGCCGCTGGCCGACCTGCTCGCCCGGTGGACGGGGCTCTTCGACCGGCTGCGCGAGGTCGAGGGCGAGCTGGACGACGTGGTCGCCCACGCCCGCGAACGCGTCCGCGAGGCGGACCTGCTGCGCTTCGGGCTCGGCGAGGTCGAGGCCGTCGCGCCCGAGCCGGGCGAGGAGGAGCAGCTGGCCGCCGAGGAGACCCGGCTCGGCTTCGCCGACACCCTGCGCACCGCGGCCGAGCAGGCGCGCGAGGCGCTCTCCAGCGAGGACGGCGCGCCGGACGCGCTGGCCACCACCTCCGCCGCCCGCACCGCCCTCGAGGCGGTGCGCGAGCACGACGCCGAAGCCGGGGCGCTGGCCGACCGGCTCGCCGAGGTCATCTACCTGCTCTCCGACGTCGCCGCCGACGTGGCCGGCTACGCCAGCCGCATCGACGTCGACCCGGCCCGGCTCGCCGGGGTCTCGGAGCGCCGGGCCGCGCTGACCGCGCTGACCCGCAAGTACGGCGACACCGTCGAGGAGGTGCTCGCCTGGGCGGAGCAGTCCGCGGCGCGGCTCCTCGAGCTCGACGGCACCGACGAGCGGATCGAGCAGCTGCGCGCCGAGCAGGTCCGCCTGCGCGAGGAGCTCTCCGCCACCGCCGAGCAGCTCACCGCCGCGCGCTCGGAGGCCGCCGAGCGGCTGGCCACCGAGGTCACCGCCGAGCTCGGGCTGCTCGCGATGCCGCACGCGCGGCTCACCATCGCCGTGCACCAGCACGAGACCGGTGCCCCGGCCGAGGGCGAGCTGCCCACCGGTGCCCCGCTGCGGGTCGGGGGGCGCTGGCTGCGCTACGCCCGCTCGGGCGTCGACGAGGTCGAGATGCTGCTGGCCGCCAACACCGGCAGCGAGCCCAGGCCCCTGCACAAGGGCGCGTCGGGCGGTGAGCTGTCGCGGGTGATGCTGGCCCTCGAGGTCGCGCTCGCCGGCACCAGCCCGGTGCCGACCTTCGTCTTCGACGAGGTCGACGCCGGGGTCGGCGGCGCCGCCGCCGTCGAGGTCGGCCGCCGCCTCGCCCAGCTCGCGCGCTCCGCGCAGGTGCTGGTGGTGACCCACCTGCCGCAGGTCGCGGCGTACGCCGACCGGCACGTGGTGGTGCGCAAGTCCAGCGACGGCAGCGTCACCAGCTCGGGCCTGACCCTGCTCGACGACGACGCCCGCGAGGTCGAGCTGTCGCGGATGATGGCCGGTCTCGCCGGCTCCGACACCGCGGTCGCCCACGCCCGCGAGCTGCTCGAGGTCGCCCAGCCGGCCCGCGCGCTGGCCTGA
- the steA gene encoding putative cytokinetic ring protein SteA yields the protein MKLSVRRRPAPVLPGLTATARVERRPRTLLSRLRPGDVAVVDHSDLDRATAQSLVDAGVVAVVNAAPMMSGRYPAQGPGLLAQHGVLLLDRVGAAAGGVEDGSSVRLHESALHLDDGRVLEGRLLALTDLEEETERARLGLASQLETLTHNAAELLRREEELLLHGRGLPALATRFEGRAAVVAVEGPELAAELALVTPYVREQHPVVIAVHQAADRLAAAGLQPDVVVVDGRSDLDPPRPRP from the coding sequence ATGAAGCTCTCGGTCCGCCGTCGCCCGGCCCCCGTCCTGCCCGGCCTCACCGCCACCGCCCGCGTGGAGCGCCGCCCACGCACGCTGCTGTCGCGGCTGCGTCCCGGCGACGTCGCGGTCGTCGACCACAGCGACCTCGACCGCGCCACGGCCCAGTCGCTGGTCGACGCCGGCGTCGTGGCCGTGGTCAACGCGGCCCCGATGATGTCGGGGCGCTACCCGGCGCAGGGCCCCGGCCTGCTGGCCCAGCACGGCGTGCTGCTGCTCGACCGGGTCGGTGCGGCCGCCGGCGGTGTCGAGGACGGCAGCAGCGTGCGGTTGCACGAGTCGGCGCTCCACCTCGACGACGGCCGGGTGCTCGAGGGGCGCCTGCTGGCGCTGACCGACCTGGAGGAGGAGACCGAGCGGGCCCGGCTGGGGCTGGCCTCCCAGCTCGAGACGCTGACCCACAACGCCGCCGAGCTGCTGCGCCGCGAGGAGGAGCTGCTCCTGCACGGGCGCGGCCTGCCCGCCCTGGCCACCCGCTTCGAGGGACGCGCCGCCGTGGTGGCGGTGGAGGGTCCCGAGCTGGCCGCTGAGCTGGCGCTGGTGACGCCCTACGTGCGCGAGCAGCACCCGGTCGTGATCGCGGTGCACCAGGCCGCCGACCGCCTCGCGGCCGCCGGCCTGCAGCCCGACGTGGTCGTCGTCGACGGGCGCAGCGACCTGGACCCGCCCCGGCCGCGACCCTGA
- a CDS encoding DUF1015 family protein, which yields MDESAVVCPPALAGPVRLHPFRALHLAANRVGTAAGARAFAHPHDRVPGRLAGWLREGLAVEETSPAVWVHEYTARGMTVRGIVGALDLTRPAVPGTAPAVLPHERVLPAQVDELERRMAEMQLQPAAILLAHRATPRLRALVERVVAAEPDVEIDDPTGQEHRAWAVTDPSTTRELDESLAGTQALIADGHHRYAAYLRLCAEHGAEGPWGRGLAMLVDHDDTPLFLGAIHRLLRGVQVADLVALARDAGLCVRTGGRGAALNALDRQVLVLADSREAAWVRVPEDRLPVELLHHDLLPALREQGRPETGTDHLHTAEQALAGADAGSGTAVLLPALELDEVMTVLRAGRLLPEKATSFQPKPSVGVLMRPVRDGSGDPT from the coding sequence ATGGACGAGAGCGCTGTGGTCTGCCCGCCCGCCCTCGCCGGACCCGTGAGGCTGCACCCCTTCCGGGCGCTGCACCTGGCGGCCAACCGGGTCGGGACGGCGGCCGGGGCCAGGGCCTTCGCCCACCCGCACGACCGCGTCCCCGGACGGCTGGCCGGCTGGCTGCGCGAGGGCCTGGCCGTCGAGGAGACGAGCCCGGCGGTGTGGGTGCACGAGTACACCGCTCGCGGCATGACCGTGCGCGGGATCGTCGGGGCGCTCGACCTGACCCGGCCGGCCGTCCCCGGCACCGCCCCCGCGGTGCTGCCGCACGAACGGGTCCTCCCCGCGCAGGTCGACGAGCTCGAGCGTCGGATGGCCGAGATGCAGCTGCAGCCGGCAGCGATCCTGCTCGCCCACCGGGCCACCCCGCGCCTGCGGGCGCTGGTCGAGCGGGTCGTGGCCGCCGAGCCCGACGTCGAGATCGACGACCCGACCGGTCAGGAGCACCGGGCGTGGGCGGTCACCGACCCGAGCACGACCCGGGAGCTCGACGAGTCCCTCGCGGGCACCCAGGCGTTGATCGCCGACGGTCACCACCGCTATGCCGCCTACCTGCGGCTCTGCGCCGAGCACGGGGCCGAGGGGCCCTGGGGCCGGGGGCTGGCCATGCTGGTCGACCACGACGACACCCCGCTCTTCCTGGGCGCGATCCACCGGCTGCTGCGCGGCGTCCAGGTCGCCGACCTGGTCGCCCTGGCCCGCGACGCCGGGCTGTGCGTGCGCACCGGCGGCCGCGGCGCGGCGCTGAACGCCCTGGACCGCCAGGTGCTGGTGCTCGCCGACTCCCGCGAGGCCGCCTGGGTGCGCGTGCCGGAGGACCGGTTGCCGGTCGAGCTGCTCCACCACGACCTGCTGCCCGCCCTGCGGGAGCAAGGACGTCCGGAGACCGGCACCGACCACCTGCACACCGCGGAGCAGGCGCTCGCGGGCGCGGACGCCGGGTCGGGCACCGCGGTCCTGCTGCCGGCGCTCGAGCTGGACGAGGTGATGACGGTCCTGCGCGCCGGCCGCCTGCTGCCCGAGAAGGCCACGTCCTTCCAGCCCAAGCCGAGCGTCGGTGTGCTCATGCGGCCGGTGCGCGACGGATCCGGCGACCCGACCTGA